A window of the Tenebrio molitor chromosome 1, icTenMoli1.1, whole genome shotgun sequence genome harbors these coding sequences:
- the Pms2 gene encoding mismatch repair endonuclease PMS2 isoform X2, whose translation MEINNVQSLTSSSEVIQPISRDTVHRICSGQVVLSLAIAVKELVENAVDAGATIIDVRLKEYGSEFIEVSDNGKGVLKENFQALTLKHYTSKIKQFDDLETLSTLGFRGEALSSLCALSDLTILTKHSTSEHATKITYDRNGKIINETLYAREQGTTVILENLFSTLPVRRKEFMKNLKREFNKMCHLLYAYCLVSKGVKFSCTNTTNKGSRNTVVSTDGLSSVRENIINVFGAKQISSLIEVDSVRPEEPILSEYGIQLVEGEPLPFSFDLFVSSVMHGSGRSTNDRQFFYVNSRPCDPTKVSKLVNEIYKQYNNSQYPFIYLNILSRSCLVDVNVTPDKRQVFLEKEKVLLATLKASLVEAFKAFPSTFKIQNLTQNSTMKDFFESQEISPRGLKRSVTDGGIKKGSILNRFKKRSKTENDKDLLTSPAVSFMFDEDVKESDLNKSSDEKLDTFIEVAKRVVERDSLQCKKLKLLVESKDEPEPVEEIKIVCKDKEPELVEEIKIVCKDKERKEILDDLKTSSATPAKIEENKNSKLTSEKSVSEIHVRNELNTENSSSDEEISRSTSAESDVREGKKLKEIVIDDDVELSIDLTVRDPRPHKSVTLNVSLEDIQGSLKKRKKPIEATDIKVRFRSQINPESNKSAEQELQKQISKEDFAKMTIIGQFNLGFIVTKLQNDLFIIDQHATDEKYNFEQLQANTVMENQILVNPKPLQLTAGNESLLIENEDIFKKNGFSFKINESAPCTKKISLTAIPLSKNIVFGKDDIDEMLFMLQDSNHTMCRPSRIRAMFASRACRKSVMIGKSLTKTDMRRLVDHMGEIEQPWNCPHGRPTMRHLINLDLIHRDE comes from the exons CACTGAAACATTACACTTCAAAGATTAAACAATTTGATGATCTGGAAACTCTTTCTACTTTGGGATTTCGAGGAGAGGCCTTGAGCTCACTGTGTGCTTTATCTGATTTGACAATACTTACTAAACACAGCACATCAGAACATGCAACTAAAATTACTTATGACAGAAATGGGAAGATTATAAATGAAACTCTTTATGCTAGAGAACAAGGTACTACAGTAATTTTAGAAAATCTGTTTTCCACATTGCCAGTAAGACGAAAGGAATTTATGAAAAACTTGAAGCGTGAATTTAACAAAATGTGTCATTTACTTTATGCCTACTGTTTAGTTTCAAAAGGAGTAAAATTTTCATGCACCAACACTACAAATAAAGGTTCTAGAAATACAGTAGTTTCAACAGATGGTTTAAGTAGTGTTAgggaaaatattattaatgtcTTTGGAGCAAAACAAATCTCTTCTTTAATAGAAGTAGACAGTGTGCGCCCTGAGGAACCAATTTTAAGCGAATATGGCATTCAACTCGTCGAAGGCGAACCTTTaccattttcttttgatttatttgtatcAAGTGTGATGCACGGTAGCGGCCGTAGCACAAACGACcgacaatttttttacgtAAATTCGCGACCATGTGACCCAACCAAAGTTAGTAAACTAGTTAACGAGATCTATAAACAATATAACAACAGCCAGTATCCATTTatttacttaaacattttaagcCGCTCGTGCTTAGTCGACGTGAATGTTACACCAGACAAGAGACAagtctttttagaaaaagaaaaagtctTGTTGGCTACTTTGAAAGCTTCCCTGGTTGAAGCGTTTAAAGCTTTCCCTTCtacatttaaaatacagaATCTTACGCAAAATTCAACcatgaaagatttttttgaaagccAGGAGATTTCGCCGAGGGGATTGAAAAGGAGTGTTACAGATGGTGGTATCAAAAAAGGAAGTATTCTAAACAGGTTTAAGAAGAGATCTAAGACAGAGAATGATAAGGATTTGCTGACAAGTCCAGCAGTAAGTTTTATGTTTGATGAAGACGTAAAAGAGAGCGATCTTAATAAAAGTAGTGACGAGAAATTAGACACTTTTATTGAAGTTGCCAAAAGAGTTGTTGAAAGGGATAGTTTACAATGTAAGAAACTGAAGCTTTTAGTAGAAAGTAAAGATGAGCCTGAACCAGTCgaggaaattaaaattgtgtgtAAAGATAAGGAGCCCGAACTAGTCgaggaaattaaaattgtgtgtAAAGATAAGGAGCGAAAGGAAATACTCGATGACTTGAAAACCTCTTCTGCTACGCCAgcaaaaatagaagaaaacAAGAACTCAAAACTGACTTCCGAAAAGTCCGTGAGTGAGATCCACGTGAGAAATGAATTGAACACGGAAAATTCATCGTCGGACGAGGAGATATCACGATCAACGTCAGCTGAATCTGATGTACGGGAAGGAAAAAAGTTAAAAGAGATCGTGATCGATGATGATGTCGAATTGTCTATTGATTTGACGGTAAGAGATCCACGGCCACATAAATCTGTGACGTTAAACGTATCTCTAGAAGACATTCAGGGATCACTGAAAAAAAGGAAGAAACCAATAGAGGCGACTGACATAAAGGTGCGTTTCCGGTCACAAATAAATCCAGAATCGAATAAATCTGCTGAACAAGaactacaaaaacaaatttccaaAGAGGATTTTGcgaaaatgacaataataggACAATTTAATTTAGGTTTCATCGTAACTAAACTACAAAATGATTTGTTCATCATTGATCAGCACGCAACAGACGAAAAGTACAACTTTGAACAGCTCCAAGCCAACACCGTAATGGAGAACCAAATTCTCGTCAA TCCAAAACCGCTTCAGTTGACAGCCGGAAATGAAAGTTTGTTGATCGAAAATGAAGACATTTTTAAGAAGAACGGgtttagttttaaaattaatgaatcaG cgCCATGTACAAAGAAAATATCTTTAACTGCGATACCTTTGAGTAAAAACATTGTGTTTGGTAAGGATGACATAGATGAAATGTTGTTTATGCTACAG GATTCGAACCACACAATGTGCAGACCATCACGAATCAGAGCTATGTTTGCATCCAGAGCTTGCCGCAAATCCGTGATGATTGGTAAATCTTTAACGAAAACTGATATGAGACGATTAGTCGATCACATGGGTGAAATTGAACAACCATGG AACTGTCCACACGGAAGACCAACCATGCgccatttaattaatttagatCTGATACATAGAGATGAGTAG
- the Pms2 gene encoding mismatch repair endonuclease PMS2 isoform X1, which translates to MEINNVQSLTSSSEVIQPISRDTVHRICSGQVVLSLAIAVKELVENAVDAGATIIDVRLKEYGSEFIEVSDNGKGVLKENFQALTLKHYTSKIKQFDDLETLSTLGFRGEALSSLCALSDLTILTKHSTSEHATKITYDRNGKIINETLYAREQGTTVILENLFSTLPVRRKEFMKNLKREFNKMCHLLYAYCLVSKGVKFSCTNTTNKGSRNTVVSTDGLSSVRENIINVFGAKQISSLIEVDSVRPEEPILSEYGIQLVEGEPLPFSFDLFVSSVMHGSGRSTNDRQFFYVNSRPCDPTKVSKLVNEIYKQYNNSQYPFIYLNILSRSCLVDVNVTPDKRQVFLEKEKVLLATLKASLVEAFKAFPSTFKIQNLTQNSTMKDFFESQEISPRGLKRSVTDGGIKKGSILNRFKKRSKTENDKDLLTSPAVSFMFDEDVKESDLNKSSDEKLDTFIEVAKRVVERDSLQCKKLKLLVESKDEPEPVEEIKIVCKDKEPELVEEIKIVCKDKERKEILDDLKTSSATPAKIEENKNSKLTSEKSVSEIHVRNELNTENSSSDEEISRSTSAESDVREGKKLKEIVIDDDVELSIDLTVRDPRPHKSVTLNVSLEDIQGSLKKRKKPIEATDIKVRFRSQINPESNKSAEQELQKQISKEDFAKMTIIGQFNLGFIVTKLQNDLFIIDQHATDEKYNFEQLQANTVMENQILVNPKPLQLTAGNESLLIENEDIFKKNGFSFKINESAPCTKKISLTAIPLSKNIVFGKDDIDEMLFMLQDSNHTMCRPSRIRAMFASRACRKSVMIGKSLTKTDMRRLVDHMGEIEQPWVSYQYFIKSNKNIFNVLELSTRKTNHAPFN; encoded by the exons CACTGAAACATTACACTTCAAAGATTAAACAATTTGATGATCTGGAAACTCTTTCTACTTTGGGATTTCGAGGAGAGGCCTTGAGCTCACTGTGTGCTTTATCTGATTTGACAATACTTACTAAACACAGCACATCAGAACATGCAACTAAAATTACTTATGACAGAAATGGGAAGATTATAAATGAAACTCTTTATGCTAGAGAACAAGGTACTACAGTAATTTTAGAAAATCTGTTTTCCACATTGCCAGTAAGACGAAAGGAATTTATGAAAAACTTGAAGCGTGAATTTAACAAAATGTGTCATTTACTTTATGCCTACTGTTTAGTTTCAAAAGGAGTAAAATTTTCATGCACCAACACTACAAATAAAGGTTCTAGAAATACAGTAGTTTCAACAGATGGTTTAAGTAGTGTTAgggaaaatattattaatgtcTTTGGAGCAAAACAAATCTCTTCTTTAATAGAAGTAGACAGTGTGCGCCCTGAGGAACCAATTTTAAGCGAATATGGCATTCAACTCGTCGAAGGCGAACCTTTaccattttcttttgatttatttgtatcAAGTGTGATGCACGGTAGCGGCCGTAGCACAAACGACcgacaatttttttacgtAAATTCGCGACCATGTGACCCAACCAAAGTTAGTAAACTAGTTAACGAGATCTATAAACAATATAACAACAGCCAGTATCCATTTatttacttaaacattttaagcCGCTCGTGCTTAGTCGACGTGAATGTTACACCAGACAAGAGACAagtctttttagaaaaagaaaaagtctTGTTGGCTACTTTGAAAGCTTCCCTGGTTGAAGCGTTTAAAGCTTTCCCTTCtacatttaaaatacagaATCTTACGCAAAATTCAACcatgaaagatttttttgaaagccAGGAGATTTCGCCGAGGGGATTGAAAAGGAGTGTTACAGATGGTGGTATCAAAAAAGGAAGTATTCTAAACAGGTTTAAGAAGAGATCTAAGACAGAGAATGATAAGGATTTGCTGACAAGTCCAGCAGTAAGTTTTATGTTTGATGAAGACGTAAAAGAGAGCGATCTTAATAAAAGTAGTGACGAGAAATTAGACACTTTTATTGAAGTTGCCAAAAGAGTTGTTGAAAGGGATAGTTTACAATGTAAGAAACTGAAGCTTTTAGTAGAAAGTAAAGATGAGCCTGAACCAGTCgaggaaattaaaattgtgtgtAAAGATAAGGAGCCCGAACTAGTCgaggaaattaaaattgtgtgtAAAGATAAGGAGCGAAAGGAAATACTCGATGACTTGAAAACCTCTTCTGCTACGCCAgcaaaaatagaagaaaacAAGAACTCAAAACTGACTTCCGAAAAGTCCGTGAGTGAGATCCACGTGAGAAATGAATTGAACACGGAAAATTCATCGTCGGACGAGGAGATATCACGATCAACGTCAGCTGAATCTGATGTACGGGAAGGAAAAAAGTTAAAAGAGATCGTGATCGATGATGATGTCGAATTGTCTATTGATTTGACGGTAAGAGATCCACGGCCACATAAATCTGTGACGTTAAACGTATCTCTAGAAGACATTCAGGGATCACTGAAAAAAAGGAAGAAACCAATAGAGGCGACTGACATAAAGGTGCGTTTCCGGTCACAAATAAATCCAGAATCGAATAAATCTGCTGAACAAGaactacaaaaacaaatttccaaAGAGGATTTTGcgaaaatgacaataataggACAATTTAATTTAGGTTTCATCGTAACTAAACTACAAAATGATTTGTTCATCATTGATCAGCACGCAACAGACGAAAAGTACAACTTTGAACAGCTCCAAGCCAACACCGTAATGGAGAACCAAATTCTCGTCAA TCCAAAACCGCTTCAGTTGACAGCCGGAAATGAAAGTTTGTTGATCGAAAATGAAGACATTTTTAAGAAGAACGGgtttagttttaaaattaatgaatcaG cgCCATGTACAAAGAAAATATCTTTAACTGCGATACCTTTGAGTAAAAACATTGTGTTTGGTAAGGATGACATAGATGAAATGTTGTTTATGCTACAG GATTCGAACCACACAATGTGCAGACCATCACGAATCAGAGCTATGTTTGCATCCAGAGCTTGCCGCAAATCCGTGATGATTGGTAAATCTTTAACGAAAACTGATATGAGACGATTAGTCGATCACATGGGTGAAATTGAACAACCATGGGTAAGTTATCAGTACTTCattaaaagcaataaaaacatatttaatgTATTAGAACTGTCCACACGGAAGACCAACCATGCgccatttaattaa